In Alkalihalobacterium alkalinitrilicum, a genomic segment contains:
- a CDS encoding SDR family NAD(P)-dependent oxidoreductase: MFFKDKKILIIGGTGTIGQSLVKHILKEQPKLIRILSRDEYKQFHLQNKLGNQNNLQFLIGDVRDYDRVVSALEDIDYVFHVAAMKHVPTCEYNPYEAVQTNINGTYNVIKAASAQNVKKVVFTSSDKAISPTNTYGATKLIAERLISSAQYSNGRINTTFASVRFGNVMGSRGSVIPLFIRQILKNKKVTVTNLKMTRFMMTLNQATSLTIKALQESKGGEVFVLKMPVITLKDMVKVVIEQTCKKYNLNSSEIKIEEIGLRLGEKMYEELMTYDESTIAWELPEMFIIPGIREEKSSYLNARVASYGTYSSDSHPPISIEEIKTIILSENLI; this comes from the coding sequence ATGTTTTTTAAAGATAAGAAAATATTAATTATCGGTGGAACAGGTACTATTGGTCAAAGTTTAGTAAAACATATTCTAAAAGAGCAACCCAAGCTAATCCGAATTTTAAGTAGAGATGAGTATAAACAATTTCACTTACAAAATAAACTAGGTAATCAGAATAACCTCCAATTTTTAATAGGAGATGTACGAGATTATGATCGAGTTGTCTCTGCCCTAGAAGATATAGATTATGTTTTTCATGTTGCTGCTATGAAGCATGTCCCAACATGTGAATATAACCCTTACGAAGCCGTACAAACAAATATAAATGGAACTTATAATGTTATTAAAGCAGCCAGTGCTCAAAATGTTAAAAAGGTAGTATTTACTAGTTCTGATAAGGCAATTTCACCAACAAATACGTACGGTGCAACGAAACTTATTGCTGAAAGATTAATTTCATCAGCTCAGTATAGCAATGGGCGGATCAATACAACCTTTGCAAGTGTTCGATTTGGTAATGTAATGGGTTCAAGGGGATCAGTGATTCCATTATTTATTAGACAAATTTTGAAAAATAAAAAGGTAACAGTCACTAACCTTAAAATGACCCGGTTTATGATGACGTTAAATCAAGCAACAAGCCTTACAATTAAAGCCCTCCAAGAATCAAAAGGAGGAGAAGTTTTTGTTTTAAAGATGCCAGTCATTACCTTAAAAGATATGGTAAAGGTTGTAATAGAACAAACCTGTAAAAAATATAATCTAAATAGTAGTGAAATTAAAATTGAAGAAATAGGCTTAAGACTAGGTGAAAAAATGTATGAGGAATTAATGACTTATGATGAATCGACTATTGCCTGGGAATTGCCAGAAATGTTCATTATACCTGGAATACGAGAGGAAAAGAGCAGTTACCTAAATGCAAGAGTGGCAAGTTATGGGACATATAGCTCTGATAGTCACCCCCCTATTTCAATCGAAGAAATCAAAACAATAATTTTAAGTGAAAACCTAATTTAA
- a CDS encoding CDP-glycerol glycerophosphotransferase family protein, with product MKWENKNYWSLYLEFIEEFKKLKYKGIPIPIICNFSELIKDNAILKGEMKKPYFINNLKYKISSENDIQPSFDRFNPFKNSITKTIQTNGKVLLYEYVLRFPPQVLKKNFNQVKTFILRKRRKEGYNNILPTYFLDQYQCEISSMVKKIQIQSMDIFSCPTCHPVFKNCEFQEKFIQTIPQLLMNLESIINCFKDVRISCVIVGTTEDSLSRSIVAVASLNGVPSICMQHGLIVREEGYFPVLTTKQAVYGEFEKKWYLSKGVLEQQIEIIGHPRFDEIFTKQYNNTLDRKLRLNTRKKWVLLATQPSDRSKWLKLISCLMKDHSIEIIIKPHPLEINNGDYLDYKILGSKYTRIKLISKNRIHLYEILSNVDIVVVNASTVGLEAILMGKPVAILKNDTTDYYDKLGEFVQSNPNLLAENIKRVLHDDFYKKHYEQRRKKFIAFSYPQQLSINRLIKVINELIN from the coding sequence TTGAAATGGGAAAATAAAAATTATTGGTCTTTATATTTGGAATTTATTGAGGAGTTTAAGAAATTAAAATATAAAGGTATCCCAATTCCAATAATTTGTAATTTTTCAGAACTTATTAAAGATAATGCTATTCTAAAAGGAGAAATGAAAAAGCCATATTTTATAAATAATCTTAAATATAAAATCTCATCAGAAAATGATATTCAACCTTCCTTTGACCGATTTAACCCTTTTAAAAACAGTATAACTAAAACAATACAAACAAATGGTAAAGTACTGCTTTATGAATATGTTTTACGTTTTCCTCCTCAGGTTTTAAAAAAAAATTTTAATCAAGTAAAAACCTTTATTCTTCGAAAAAGACGAAAGGAAGGATATAATAATATACTTCCGACCTATTTCTTAGACCAATATCAATGTGAAATTTCTTCAATGGTAAAAAAAATACAAATTCAATCAATGGATATTTTTTCTTGTCCTACATGTCATCCAGTTTTTAAAAACTGCGAGTTTCAAGAGAAATTTATCCAAACTATACCCCAATTGTTAATGAATCTAGAAAGTATTATAAATTGTTTTAAGGATGTCCGTATTTCCTGTGTAATTGTTGGTACTACGGAAGATTCGCTTAGTCGTAGTATTGTTGCTGTTGCATCATTAAATGGTGTACCAAGCATTTGTATGCAACATGGATTAATTGTGAGAGAAGAAGGCTATTTTCCAGTACTAACAACAAAGCAGGCGGTGTATGGTGAATTTGAGAAAAAGTGGTATTTAAGTAAAGGAGTATTAGAGCAACAAATTGAAATAATCGGTCACCCTCGTTTTGATGAAATATTTACAAAACAATACAATAATACTTTGGACAGAAAACTAAGGTTAAATACTAGGAAAAAGTGGGTGCTTCTTGCAACACAACCATCAGATAGATCGAAATGGTTAAAATTAATATCTTGTCTGATGAAAGATCATTCAATTGAAATTATTATTAAACCACATCCTTTGGAAATAAATAATGGTGATTATTTAGATTATAAGATATTAGGTTCAAAGTATACTAGAATTAAACTAATTTCGAAAAATAGGATACATTTATATGAAATTCTTTCAAACGTTGATATTGTTGTAGTGAATGCTTCAACGGTTGGATTAGAAGCAATATTGATGGGAAAACCAGTTGCAATTTTAAAAAATGATACTACCGATTATTATGATAAACTAGGTGAATTTGTTCAGTCTAATCCAAATTTACTTGCTGAAAATATCAAAAGAGTTTTACACGATGATTTTTATAAAAAGCATTACGAACAAAGACGTAAAAAGTTTATTGCTTTTTCTTATCCACAACAACTTTCAATAAATAGATTAATAAAGGTTATAAATGAGCTAATTAATTAA
- a CDS encoding cytidylyltransferase domain-containing protein, with protein sequence MILAILQARISSTRLPGKVLQPILGTPMLLRQIERVSRSNTINQLIVATSNDPSDDPIEKVCIENRIKYFRGSLENVLDRFYQAALPFSPSNIVRITGDCPLIDPNLLDNIVKFHLDNQFQYTSNTIEQTFPDGLDIEVFEFFCLKKAWEEAELPSQKEHVTPFIYQNKDRFKVGSYKNDTDLSEYRWTVDEEIDFVLVNTIFEALYPVNPVFETMDILKFLDDHPHLKLINIMHKRNEGYEKSIIEESKTEKEGLENE encoded by the coding sequence ATGATATTAGCAATATTACAGGCGCGAATAAGTTCTACAAGATTACCTGGTAAAGTTTTGCAACCTATATTGGGTACCCCTATGCTTTTAAGGCAAATTGAACGAGTATCACGATCAAACACTATTAACCAACTTATCGTTGCAACAAGCAATGATCCTTCTGATGATCCAATTGAAAAAGTATGTATTGAAAATAGGATTAAATACTTTCGTGGAAGCCTTGAAAATGTTTTGGATCGATTTTATCAGGCAGCACTTCCATTTTCTCCTTCAAATATTGTTCGCATTACAGGTGATTGTCCTCTTATTGATCCAAATTTATTGGATAACATTGTGAAGTTTCACCTGGACAATCAATTTCAATACACCAGTAATACTATAGAACAGACTTTTCCAGATGGTTTAGATATAGAAGTTTTTGAATTTTTTTGTTTAAAGAAAGCTTGGGAGGAAGCAGAACTTCCCTCACAAAAAGAACATGTAACTCCTTTTATTTATCAAAATAAAGATCGTTTTAAAGTAGGCAGTTATAAAAATGATACCGATTTATCCGAGTATCGTTGGACTGTCGATGAGGAAATAGATTTTGTTTTGGTAAATACAATATTTGAAGCTCTCTATCCAGTAAATCCAGTTTTTGAAACAATGGATATATTAAAATTTTTAGATGATCATCCCCATCTAAAACTTATAAATATAATGCACAAACGGAATGAAGGTTATGAAAAATCAATCATAGAGGAAAGTAAAACAGAAAAAGAGGGATTGGAAAATGAATAA
- the pseC gene encoding UDP-4-amino-4,6-dideoxy-N-acetyl-beta-L-altrosamine transaminase, which translates to MSKEQLAIHGGKSVRDSYLPYGRQWIDDKDIQAVVNVLKSDYLTTGPIITRFEKEIADYVGAKYAVAFSNGTAALHGACFAAGIKKNDEVITTPMTFAASVNCILYQGGKPVFADVDPKTYNISPNNIKQLITKKTKAIIPVDFTGQPATLDEIISIANKHKLIVIEDAAHSLGAFYKGKKIGSISDMTMFSFHPVKHITTGEGGIITTNNKDYFEKLMQFRTHGITRNNDKLFQYHGPWYYEMQFLGFNYRMTDIQAALGISQLKKLIQFIEYRKRIIEKYNMGFKDLEQITIPYQKKDHESSWHLYIIRLNLDQLTVGRKEVFEALIKENIGVNVHYIPVHLQPYYQRLGYKKGICPNAEKLYEEIITLPLFPAMSEKDVEDVINGVKKVIEFYRY; encoded by the coding sequence ATGAGTAAGGAACAATTAGCCATTCATGGTGGAAAGTCCGTTAGAGATTCATATCTTCCATATGGACGACAGTGGATTGATGATAAAGATATTCAAGCGGTTGTTAATGTATTAAAAAGTGATTACTTAACGACAGGACCTATAATTACTCGATTTGAAAAAGAAATTGCCGATTATGTTGGTGCAAAATACGCAGTAGCATTTTCAAATGGAACAGCTGCCTTACATGGAGCATGCTTTGCTGCAGGTATCAAAAAAAATGATGAAGTGATTACAACTCCAATGACATTTGCAGCAAGTGTTAATTGTATACTCTATCAAGGTGGAAAACCAGTATTTGCCGATGTAGATCCTAAAACCTATAATATTTCTCCTAACAATATCAAACAACTTATTACTAAAAAAACAAAAGCGATTATTCCTGTCGATTTCACTGGTCAGCCAGCCACCCTTGATGAAATTATTTCCATAGCCAATAAACATAAACTAATTGTTATTGAAGATGCAGCTCACTCCTTAGGAGCCTTTTACAAAGGTAAGAAAATCGGTTCAATTAGCGATATGACCATGTTTAGCTTTCACCCAGTTAAACATATAACAACGGGTGAAGGAGGAATAATCACAACAAATAATAAGGACTATTTTGAAAAACTTATGCAATTTCGAACTCATGGTATAACCCGTAATAATGATAAATTATTTCAATATCATGGACCGTGGTATTATGAGATGCAATTTCTTGGTTTCAATTATCGGATGACAGATATCCAAGCTGCACTGGGCATTAGTCAATTAAAAAAATTAATTCAATTTATTGAATATAGAAAACGAATCATTGAAAAGTACAATATGGGATTCAAAGATCTGGAGCAAATTACAATTCCATACCAAAAAAAAGACCATGAATCTAGTTGGCATTTATATATTATTCGATTAAATTTAGATCAATTAACAGTAGGTCGTAAAGAAGTTTTTGAGGCGTTAATAAAGGAGAATATTGGTGTAAATGTGCATTATATTCCTGTTCATTTGCAACCTTACTATCAAAGATTAGGGTATAAAAAAGGTATTTGTCCAAATGCTGAAAAGTTATATGAAGAAATTATTACACTTCCGCTTTTTCCTGCAATGTCTGAAAAAGACGTAGAAGATGTGATAAATGGCGTTAAAAAAGTTATAGAATTTTATAGATATTAA
- a CDS encoding CDP-glycerol glycerophosphotransferase family protein — protein sequence MNTFYRNYWSLFVQFIEDFYNVKYKNIPLPLLSAFHFYLDDDLKRQMREVSFSKVLRTKIIKENQIQSHFDLYLNNINQHNKLAPPGKILIHEGDLLRFPQDYLRSFDKRTTELLFSSKMKNTKAYHKHLKNLKEIGKVHLLDNHRENVENLKNQYIAEIKSLFAQYKEHIVYSNENFKQKFIEDIPVMVDLLVAYENFFNKVPISCVIVGNTSGMFSRILTLIANSKGIPTICTQHGIIASELGYLPAFASKYAVYGYYEKEWYLKKGVPSDSIEITGHPRFDHIFTNEHMSKQKLIKLLNIGPKKKLVFIATNFNRELNIWSTFIKELQKNPFITIIIKPHPTEERRLGIQHYKELSAKYNSVKLVPASMNLYDIIANVDVVVQELSTAGLEAMLFNKPVFCLRKKDYYDQNDRYYYEKLTEFSETNPKNLSKIIVRFLNDGKMQKHNKLRQKEFLSFAYPQTLSGDKIHNLLHKVTYQKSYSSKAFEDGTIVKGTEAPIYLIYKGKKHHILSPFIFKKLGCKVNDVLMVSDQILKSIPDGSNINRDNLFEFIRIRKEGSTDVF from the coding sequence ATGAATACATTTTATAGAAATTATTGGTCCTTATTCGTACAATTTATTGAAGATTTCTACAATGTAAAGTATAAGAATATTCCTTTACCCTTATTAAGTGCATTTCATTTTTATTTAGATGATGATCTAAAAAGGCAAATGAGAGAGGTGTCTTTTAGCAAAGTGTTGAGAACTAAGATTATAAAGGAAAATCAAATTCAATCACACTTTGATTTATATTTAAACAATATAAATCAACATAATAAATTAGCACCGCCTGGTAAAATTCTAATTCATGAAGGTGACCTATTACGGTTTCCCCAAGATTATTTACGTAGTTTTGATAAGAGAACAACAGAATTATTATTCTCATCAAAGATGAAAAATACTAAAGCATACCACAAACATTTAAAAAATCTAAAAGAAATAGGCAAGGTTCACCTTTTAGATAATCATCGAGAGAATGTCGAAAACTTAAAGAATCAGTATATAGCTGAAATAAAATCCCTATTTGCTCAATATAAGGAGCATATTGTATATAGTAATGAAAATTTCAAACAAAAGTTTATTGAGGATATTCCAGTTATGGTTGACTTATTAGTGGCATATGAAAATTTCTTTAATAAAGTACCAATATCATGTGTTATTGTCGGAAATACAAGTGGAATGTTTAGTCGTATACTCACATTAATAGCCAATTCAAAAGGTATACCTACAATTTGTACACAGCATGGGATAATTGCAAGTGAATTAGGTTATTTGCCAGCCTTTGCTTCGAAATATGCTGTCTATGGGTATTATGAAAAGGAATGGTACCTAAAGAAAGGTGTTCCAAGTGATTCAATTGAGATAACAGGGCATCCACGGTTTGATCATATATTTACAAATGAACATATGTCAAAACAAAAATTAATAAAACTATTAAATATTGGACCTAAGAAGAAGCTTGTATTTATTGCAACAAATTTTAACCGTGAACTCAACATTTGGTCCACCTTTATTAAGGAATTACAAAAAAATCCTTTCATTACAATTATAATTAAACCCCATCCTACAGAAGAAAGAAGGTTAGGAATTCAACATTATAAAGAACTTAGTGCAAAGTATAATTCAGTAAAACTTGTTCCAGCATCGATGAATTTATATGATATTATCGCAAATGTTGATGTCGTTGTTCAAGAGTTATCTACAGCAGGTTTAGAAGCAATGCTATTTAATAAGCCAGTTTTTTGTTTAAGAAAAAAAGACTATTATGATCAGAATGATCGATACTACTACGAAAAATTGACGGAATTTTCTGAAACTAACCCTAAAAATCTTTCAAAAATAATTGTAAGATTTTTAAATGATGGTAAAATGCAAAAACATAATAAACTAAGGCAAAAAGAGTTCCTTTCCTTTGCATATCCTCAAACATTATCGGGGGATAAAATTCATAATTTATTACACAAAGTCACTTACCAAAAAAGTTATAGTTCAAAAGCTTTTGAAGATGGCACAATTGTTAAAGGAACAGAGGCCCCAATTTATCTTATATACAAAGGAAAAAAACACCATATTCTATCCCCTTTTATATTTAAAAAATTAGGTTGTAAAGTAAACGATGTACTAATGGTTAGTGATCAAATTTTAAAAAGTATACCAGACGGTTCTAATATCAATAGAGATAATTTATTCGAATTCATTCGAATTAGAAAGGAAGGAAGTACCGATGTTTTTTAA
- a CDS encoding aldo/keto reductase: MDNKIGIGTAQFGNVYGAFNQHGKTPLKEVEKIINYCLEKKVYIIDTAPTYGESELVIGKCLPLYHPFKIITKTPHFKTDKITTVHTERLVKTFLLSLEKLKQPSLYGLLIHHVNDLFVDNGHLLYEVMQEFKRKKLVKKIGVSIYTGEQIDQLMCQYHFDLVQLPINIFDQRLIEGGQLKKLKEQGVEIHARSAFLQGLLVTPPDNLHSYFNNIKNRLIEYYKFIQAYSLSPTQAALGFLKQINEIDVIVLGVETKEQLKENIKDYSRVWPRCDLSQFAISDENIINPTCWKI, encoded by the coding sequence TTGGATAACAAAATAGGAATTGGAACAGCTCAATTTGGCAATGTTTACGGTGCTTTTAATCAACATGGGAAAACTCCCTTAAAAGAAGTTGAAAAGATTATAAATTATTGTTTAGAGAAAAAAGTATATATAATAGATACTGCTCCCACATATGGAGAAAGTGAATTAGTAATAGGGAAATGTTTACCTCTCTATCATCCATTTAAAATTATTACTAAGACTCCCCATTTTAAAACGGATAAAATTACAACTGTTCATACAGAAAGACTCGTAAAAACGTTTTTATTATCATTAGAAAAATTGAAACAACCCTCACTGTACGGGTTATTAATTCATCATGTCAATGATTTGTTCGTTGATAATGGTCATTTACTCTATGAAGTCATGCAAGAATTTAAAAGAAAAAAGTTAGTAAAAAAAATAGGGGTTTCAATATACACAGGTGAACAAATTGATCAATTGATGTGTCAGTATCATTTTGATCTTGTACAATTGCCTATTAATATATTTGATCAACGGTTAATCGAAGGTGGACAATTAAAGAAATTGAAAGAGCAAGGGGTAGAAATTCATGCTAGATCTGCTTTTTTACAGGGTCTACTAGTTACACCTCCTGATAATCTACATTCCTATTTTAATAATATTAAGAATAGATTAATAGAATATTATAAGTTTATCCAAGCGTATAGTCTATCACCAACCCAAGCAGCTTTAGGTTTTTTAAAACAGATAAATGAAATAGACGTTATCGTATTAGGAGTAGAGACTAAGGAACAATTAAAGGAAAATATAAAAGATTATAGCAGAGTATGGCCAAGATGTGATTTAAGTCAATTTGCAATAAGCGATGAAAACATCATCAATCCAACATGTTGGAAAATTTAG
- a CDS encoding aminotransferase class III-fold pyridoxal phosphate-dependent enzyme, with protein sequence MNKKRYIHSELLLKRALNTIPLGSQTFSKSKTQYPFGVSPFFLKKGEKSRVWDVDGNEYIDFVNGLAAITLGYNDPDVTKAVQEQLCEGVIFTLPHPIEVQVSEKIVDMVPCAEMVRFGKNGSDATAGSIRLARAYTRRDHVAVCGYHGWQDWYIGTTNRDLGVPNVTKNLTHTFTYNDIESLKKIFNQFPDQIAAVILEPMNIEEPKDGFLEEIKELTHNSGSLLIFDETITGFRFANGGAQSYFGVIPDLATFGKGMANGFPISALTGSEKIMKLMEEVFYSFTFGGEALSLAASYATMSKLQHYPVIDTLKSQGEKVITGIQSLIQKHHMSHILSITGHPSWSFLLFKDVRQYNQWEIKTLFLQEVFARGILSLGTHNMSYAHTDQDIVRLLQVYDEVFSVIKEAVDQSKMDKFLKCNPLKPLFKLR encoded by the coding sequence ATGAATAAAAAACGATATATTCATTCAGAATTACTACTGAAAAGGGCATTAAATACCATTCCACTCGGAAGTCAAACTTTTAGTAAAAGTAAAACTCAATATCCTTTTGGAGTTTCCCCTTTTTTTTTAAAAAAAGGAGAGAAGAGTCGTGTTTGGGATGTAGATGGAAATGAGTATATCGATTTTGTTAATGGTCTTGCGGCTATTACATTAGGTTACAATGATCCAGATGTGACAAAGGCTGTTCAAGAACAATTATGTGAAGGAGTTATCTTCACTCTACCGCATCCAATTGAAGTTCAAGTTTCTGAAAAAATTGTGGATATGGTACCATGCGCAGAAATGGTTCGCTTTGGCAAAAATGGCTCGGATGCAACTGCTGGTTCTATACGGTTAGCTAGAGCCTATACAAGGAGAGATCATGTTGCAGTATGCGGTTATCATGGTTGGCAAGATTGGTATATTGGTACCACGAATCGTGATCTTGGTGTACCCAATGTAACAAAAAATTTAACACATACATTTACTTATAATGATATAGAATCATTAAAGAAAATTTTTAATCAATTTCCTGATCAAATAGCAGCAGTTATATTGGAGCCGATGAATATTGAGGAACCTAAAGATGGCTTTCTAGAAGAGATAAAAGAATTAACCCATAATTCAGGATCTTTACTAATATTTGATGAAACAATTACAGGTTTTCGCTTTGCAAATGGCGGTGCTCAATCTTATTTTGGTGTGATTCCTGACCTTGCTACCTTTGGTAAAGGAATGGCAAACGGATTTCCAATATCCGCACTTACTGGTTCTGAAAAAATTATGAAATTAATGGAAGAGGTTTTTTATTCTTTTACATTTGGTGGTGAAGCTCTATCTTTAGCCGCTTCATATGCAACCATGTCGAAGTTACAACATTATCCAGTAATTGATACTTTAAAATCACAAGGAGAAAAAGTAATAACCGGAATTCAATCCTTGATTCAAAAACATCATATGAGTCATATATTATCTATAACCGGTCATCCATCATGGTCCTTTTTATTATTTAAAGATGTACGTCAATATAATCAATGGGAAATTAAAACCTTATTTTTGCAAGAGGTGTTTGCAAGAGGAATTCTATCGCTCGGTACGCACAACATGAGCTATGCACATACTGATCAAGACATAGTACGTTTACTACAAGTTTATGATGAGGTTTTTTCGGTTATAAAAGAAGCTGTAGATCAATCCAAAATGGATAAATTCCTTAAGTGTAATCCTTTAAAGCCATTATTTAAACTTCGATAA
- a CDS encoding GNAT family N-acetyltransferase, with translation MNKYFITGKKVGLRELNVNDANEKYISWMNDREVTKFLDTGNFPTSQDDLTRYITTINKGTDIFLGIFDRLSQQEEHIGNIKLSNINWIHRTAELGIMIGDKSYWGKGYGSEATSLLVDFGFRTLNIRKIYLGVFANHKSAIKAYEKVGFNIDGNMKKHLYLDGNYVDKTWMSIFNNNISN, from the coding sequence GTGAATAAATACTTTATTACAGGTAAAAAAGTAGGGTTAAGAGAATTGAACGTAAATGACGCAAATGAAAAATATATATCTTGGATGAATGATAGAGAGGTTACAAAGTTTTTAGATACAGGAAATTTTCCAACTAGCCAAGATGATTTAACCAGATATATTACTACTATTAATAAAGGTACAGATATCTTTTTAGGAATTTTTGATAGACTTTCACAACAGGAAGAACATATTGGAAATATAAAGCTTTCTAACATAAATTGGATTCACCGAACAGCAGAATTAGGAATCATGATTGGTGATAAAAGTTATTGGGGAAAAGGATACGGCTCTGAAGCCACATCGTTGTTAGTAGATTTTGGTTTTCGGACGCTAAACATAAGAAAAATATACCTCGGTGTTTTCGCTAACCATAAATCTGCAATAAAAGCTTATGAAAAAGTGGGTTTTAATATAGATGGAAACATGAAAAAGCATCTTTATTTGGATGGTAATTATGTTGATAAAACTTGGATGTCGATTTTTAATAACAATATATCAAATTGA
- a CDS encoding dTDP-glucose 4,6-dehydratase, translating to MKILVTGGAGFIGRWVVKQLLKDGHQIWVLDDLSNGRQENINEFMKHKNFMKFIKGDIKDIPLLEKLFFNNGYDLCYHLGASINVQDSIDDPISTFNNDTIGTFQVLEQCRKHHVKIVFMSTCMVYDRATNPDGIKETDPIKPASPYAGAKISAENMVLSYFYAYDLPAVIIRPFNTYGPFQKTGGEGGVVAIFLKNKLDGKPLYIYGDGTQTRDLLYVEDCARFVVQSGYSNSVNGEIVNAGLGRDISINDLAKLTVKDESRIQHVEHIHPQSEIQKLLCNYEKAKRLFDWEPKISLEEGIKKTEEWIRTTNLI from the coding sequence TTGAAAATTCTTGTCACTGGTGGTGCAGGATTTATAGGTAGATGGGTTGTTAAACAATTATTAAAGGATGGTCATCAAATCTGGGTATTAGACGATCTTTCAAATGGCAGACAAGAAAATATCAATGAATTTATGAAACATAAAAATTTTATGAAATTTATAAAAGGTGACATTAAAGATATTCCGCTACTTGAAAAGCTATTTTTTAATAATGGATATGATCTTTGTTACCACCTAGGAGCGAGTATTAACGTTCAAGATAGCATTGATGATCCAATATCGACCTTTAATAACGATACAATAGGAACTTTTCAAGTTTTGGAACAATGTAGAAAACATCATGTAAAAATTGTTTTTATGAGTACCTGTATGGTTTATGATCGAGCTACTAATCCAGATGGTATAAAGGAAACAGATCCGATAAAACCAGCTTCGCCATATGCTGGTGCAAAAATCTCTGCAGAAAATATGGTTTTGTCTTATTTCTATGCATATGATCTTCCAGCCGTCATTATTCGTCCATTTAACACGTATGGACCTTTCCAAAAAACAGGAGGTGAAGGTGGAGTAGTAGCTATTTTTTTAAAAAATAAATTAGATGGTAAACCGCTGTATATCTATGGTGATGGAACACAAACACGTGACCTTCTTTATGTCGAAGATTGTGCTCGTTTTGTCGTCCAATCGGGATATTCGAACAGTGTAAATGGTGAAATTGTTAATGCTGGTTTAGGACGTGACATTTCCATCAATGACTTAGCAAAATTAACTGTTAAAGATGAATCTAGAATTCAACATGTAGAACACATTCATCCGCAAAGTGAAATACAAAAGTTATTATGTAACTATGAAAAAGCAAAACGGTTATTTGATTGGGAACCTAAAATCAGTTTAGAAGAAGGAATTAAAAAAACTGAGGAATGGATAAGAACAACAAACCTTATATAA